From Chloroflexota bacterium, the proteins below share one genomic window:
- a CDS encoding DUF4956 domain-containing protein produces MKPQTLFKTLALLILMTLFLAPLNGALAQEGSTTETFDDEALSGWERSEGAAVQAGVLQIQPGDFAVKFGDFAAGNLSVKIRQTAPGVIFIRYAMGEQGEYSLIFHEDMLVLERAQDGQPTALGETPWSGASGEWQTIGIQYSTGSHQVSLDGEVVIQATEEEPLQGGGVGFWVEGEAAVEFDDLTLTADTLAGGEQPPEQAPAAGAESALPAASAVPAARLSVNDLIAELSTSQANPTQLTTFVINLLLSVVMSYLLSRVYVHWGSSLSNRRRFAANFILISVTTTFIILVVRSSVALSLGLVGALSIVRFRAAIKEPEELAYLFFAISIGIGLGDNQRLITVIALVVAIFVLGLMRLFRGRQADFNLHITVASHGPAKVELEMIMDALKPHCTQLKLIRFDDTAQNLEGSFLAEFRNMAQLRAGKTALRNLSDALEITFLDNKGIW; encoded by the coding sequence ATGAAACCACAAACGCTATTCAAAACCCTGGCGTTGCTTATTCTAATGACGCTTTTTCTCGCGCCGCTCAATGGCGCGCTGGCGCAAGAAGGCTCCACGACCGAAACCTTCGATGATGAAGCCCTCTCAGGCTGGGAACGCTCGGAAGGCGCGGCTGTGCAGGCTGGTGTGCTCCAGATTCAGCCCGGCGATTTCGCCGTCAAATTTGGCGATTTCGCGGCTGGAAACCTGAGTGTTAAAATCAGGCAAACAGCCCCCGGCGTAATTTTCATTCGTTACGCAATGGGCGAGCAAGGAGAATACTCCTTAATTTTCCATGAAGACATGCTTGTGCTGGAAAGAGCGCAAGACGGCCAACCTACCGCACTGGGGGAAACCCCCTGGAGTGGAGCCTCCGGTGAGTGGCAGACGATTGGGATTCAATACAGCACGGGCAGCCATCAAGTCAGTTTGGATGGGGAAGTTGTCATTCAGGCTACGGAAGAGGAGCCCCTGCAAGGAGGCGGAGTTGGCTTTTGGGTGGAGGGGGAAGCCGCGGTCGAATTTGATGACCTGACGCTGACGGCGGACACGCTCGCGGGTGGGGAACAGCCCCCGGAGCAGGCCCCCGCTGCGGGAGCTGAATCAGCCCTGCCGGCCGCGTCTGCCGTTCCTGCTGCTCGCCTCAGTGTCAATGACTTAATCGCCGAATTATCCACTTCGCAGGCCAATCCCACACAGCTAACCACTTTTGTCATCAATCTGTTGCTTTCGGTGGTGATGTCGTATCTTCTTAGCCGGGTGTATGTGCATTGGGGTTCATCCCTCTCCAACCGGCGGCGTTTTGCGGCCAACTTTATTTTGATTTCGGTGACGACTACGTTTATTATTCTGGTAGTGCGCTCGTCGGTAGCCCTTTCATTGGGTCTGGTCGGTGCGCTTTCGATTGTGCGTTTTCGCGCCGCGATAAAAGAGCCGGAAGAGTTAGCCTATCTCTTCTTTGCTATTAGCATCGGAATTGGTCTTGGGGATAATCAACGCCTGATTACGGTGATTGCGCTGGTGGTCGCCATTTTTGTCTTGGGGTTGATGCGTCTCTTCCGCGGGCGACAGGCAGATTTTAACTTGCATATTACGGTTGCCAGCCACGGCCCAGCGAAGGTAGAGTTGGAGATGATTATGGATGCGCTGAAACCGCATTGCACTCAGTTAAAGTTGATCCGCTTTGACGATACAGCTCAAAACCTGGAAGGCTCTTTCCTGGCGGAATTCCGCAATATGGCGCAACTTCGGGCAGGGAAGACAGCTCTGCGCAATCTTTCCGATGCGCTGGAGATTACCTTTTTGGATAATAAGGGTATTTGGTAG
- a CDS encoding VTC domain-containing protein encodes MTSNTAVREYRYERKFFVDQLDASQAIAIIKQHPAMFSELYPPRYINNIYLDSPLMENFFDNVDGIDARRKARVRWYHDLFRRVDDPVLEFKIKRGLMGTKAQYAFPRFDFDTTFTGRSFRAAIQASLLPKDVREYLLSVEPVLVNRYLRWYFATPDRRFRVTVDTGLTFYHLNKFSNRFLHRQVDYQDIVVELKYQREDDSRAGRIASAFPFRMTRSSKFVQGIERVYL; translated from the coding sequence ATGACATCAAACACAGCAGTACGCGAATATCGTTATGAACGCAAATTTTTTGTGGATCAACTGGATGCGAGTCAGGCGATTGCGATAATCAAACAGCATCCGGCCATGTTTTCGGAGCTTTATCCGCCGCGTTATATTAACAATATCTATCTGGATTCGCCCCTGATGGAGAATTTCTTCGATAATGTGGATGGTATCGATGCGCGGCGCAAGGCGCGCGTACGCTGGTATCACGATCTATTTCGCCGGGTGGACGATCCGGTTTTAGAGTTCAAGATTAAGCGCGGTTTGATGGGCACCAAAGCGCAATACGCTTTCCCGCGTTTTGATTTCGATACGACTTTTACGGGGCGTAGTTTTAGGGCGGCTATTCAGGCTTCTTTATTGCCCAAAGATGTGCGGGAATATCTGCTTTCCGTTGAGCCGGTTTTAGTCAATCGCTATTTGCGCTGGTATTTTGCCACCCCCGATAGACGTTTCCGTGTCACTGTCGATACAGGACTGACCTTCTACCATCTAAATAAATTCAGCAACCGTTTTTTACATCGGCAGGTAGATTATCAGGATATTGTTGTAGAATTGAAGTATCAACGTGAGGATGATTCCCGGGCCGGGCGAATTGCGTCAGCGTTTCCGTTCCGCATGACGCGCAGTTCGAAATTTGTGCAAGGGATTGAACGAGTTTATTTGTAA
- a CDS encoding 1-acyl-sn-glycerol-3-phosphate acyltransferase: MPFEIFFRKLISLILRLTCKIDLIGIENVPAEGKCIHAANHIGRLDATLVYHLIDRRDIILTPAEKYSKVAFFRWAAKSLNAIFLDRFNPDIGTLRAVMKRLQNGGLLAIAPEGTRSKSGTLIDGQPGTAYLAAKTRAPILAVALMGTEDRRVLENLRKLRRSSVRVVIGKPFLLPPLDAKKRDEQLHQSTEEIMCQIAALLPDSYHGVYADNPRIAAIRSEIEKTQMTTDEC, translated from the coding sequence ATGCCATTTGAAATCTTCTTCCGAAAACTCATCTCACTCATCCTGCGGCTAACCTGTAAGATTGATTTAATCGGCATCGAGAACGTCCCTGCGGAGGGCAAGTGTATTCACGCCGCCAACCATATTGGCCGCTTGGACGCAACACTGGTATATCACCTGATTGATCGCCGCGATATTATCCTCACACCCGCCGAAAAATATAGCAAAGTAGCTTTTTTCCGTTGGGCGGCAAAATCGCTGAATGCCATATTTTTAGACCGCTTCAACCCGGATATTGGCACATTGCGAGCCGTGATGAAACGTCTGCAAAACGGCGGATTGCTGGCAATTGCACCCGAAGGGACGCGCAGTAAAAGTGGAACCCTCATCGATGGGCAACCAGGGACAGCCTATTTGGCTGCCAAAACGCGTGCCCCAATTCTCGCGGTGGCGCTCATGGGAACTGAAGACCGCCGCGTGTTGGAAAATTTGCGCAAGCTGCGCCGCTCTTCGGTACGCGTCGTCATCGGAAAACCGTTTTTGCTGCCCCCACTAGATGCAAAAAAGCGCGACGAGCAACTCCATCAATCCACCGAAGAGATCATGTGTCAAATTGCCGCGCTGCTGCCCGATTCGTATCACGGCGTGTATGCCGACAATCCACGGATTGCAGCGATACGTTCCGAAATCGAAAAAACGCAAATGACCACAGATGAATGTTGA
- a CDS encoding ATP-dependent Clp protease proteolytic subunit, which produces MNIQFPNALTPYVIESSPQGERLYDVFAMLLKNRILFLGTPINDQVANLVVAQLLHLSKEDAEAPIQMYINSPGGQVYAGLAIYDTMQMIPNQISTVAVGMTASFGTVLLTAGAKGQRYALPHATIHMHQPLGGAQGQATDIQIQAKEILRLKTRLNGILAKHTGHDEDQIEKDTDRDFWMDAEEAKTYGLVDEILEAPEK; this is translated from the coding sequence ATGAATATCCAATTTCCCAATGCGTTAACCCCCTATGTGATTGAATCATCCCCGCAAGGCGAACGTCTATATGATGTTTTCGCCATGCTGCTAAAAAACCGCATCCTGTTTTTGGGCACCCCGATCAACGATCAGGTTGCCAATCTCGTTGTGGCGCAACTGCTGCACCTGAGCAAAGAAGATGCCGAAGCGCCCATCCAGATGTATATCAACTCGCCGGGCGGGCAGGTATACGCCGGGCTGGCGATTTACGACACCATGCAGATGATTCCCAACCAGATCAGCACGGTGGCCGTGGGCATGACCGCCTCCTTCGGTACCGTATTGCTGACCGCGGGCGCTAAAGGCCAGCGTTATGCATTGCCACACGCCACAATCCACATGCACCAGCCTTTGGGCGGCGCGCAAGGCCAGGCCACGGATATTCAAATTCAGGCCAAAGAAATCCTACGTTTGAAAACTCGCCTGAATGGTATCCTTGCCAAACACACCGGTCATGATGAAGATCAGATCGAAAAAGACACCGACCGCGATTTCTGGATGGATGCCGAAGAAGCCAAAACCTACGGCCTGGTCGATGAAATTTTAGAAGCGCCCGAAAAATAA
- a CDS encoding PilZ domain-containing protein, with amino-acid sequence MKERRRLKRQHIMFYSRVFDRKTGVFLGYLGNLTPSGVMIICDTPLEVGGILPLRIDLPEDLYPVNVLNLVARSVWCERDIDPNFYTVGFKTEKITAAQEKIILQINEDYGLHNYSIEDF; translated from the coding sequence ATGAAAGAACGCAGAAGGTTAAAACGTCAACATATTATGTTCTACTCTCGCGTTTTTGATCGTAAAACAGGGGTATTTTTAGGATATTTGGGCAATCTGACGCCCAGCGGCGTGATGATTATTTGTGATACCCCTTTGGAAGTTGGCGGAATACTTCCCCTACGAATTGACTTGCCCGAAGACCTCTATCCGGTCAATGTATTGAACCTCGTAGCCCGAAGTGTCTGGTGTGAGCGCGATATTGACCCCAATTTCTATACGGTAGGTTTTAAAACTGAAAAAATAACCGCTGCTCAAGAAAAAATTATTTTACAAATCAATGAAGATTATGGTTTGCATAATTACTCCATTGAAGATTTTTAG
- the tig gene encoding trigger factor yields the protein MKIEKEYTDDHQIKINAVIEADPWEKAKYQAAKRLAKRVKIPGFRPGKAPYNVILRTVGEAAVTEEALELLVDDIYPKILDEAEIEPYGPGSLDEVTSFDPPTFDFVVPLKPEVELGDYKSLEIAYELPEASEEEFEQMLENLRKQHAQYETVDRPAEDGDAVYLRVNASILGVEDPEEAELYDQQFSSARLGEENSATDRQFFDGFSAHLIGMGKDEEKTFTHTYPEDYEEENLRGAEVEYTVFITNVQSYSLPELDDEFAKTATEFETIEEVYADLRKYMAEQAQESYNDEYENQVIDRLIESSTIKFPPQAVEDERKNIISNLEYRLSQQGLNLDIYKQFRGGDEGGFDQEIAETAEKNVKRELVLYKVIDAEKIQPNQEELSDTTGRAIDNVTAKMTPKEIKELQQDGRLFNMVNSIAMDLTFRKAVEYLSAIAKGEPLPEASEADETEAGEADPESEITPEEAAPTPTSEDETPPEVGESTPEEDESEDA from the coding sequence TTGAAAATTGAAAAAGAATATACCGACGATCATCAGATCAAAATTAATGCCGTAATTGAAGCCGATCCCTGGGAAAAAGCCAAGTATCAGGCCGCCAAACGCCTGGCCAAGCGCGTAAAAATTCCCGGTTTTCGCCCAGGCAAAGCCCCCTACAATGTTATTCTTCGTACCGTTGGCGAAGCCGCCGTCACCGAAGAAGCATTGGAATTGCTCGTTGACGATATTTATCCAAAAATTTTGGATGAGGCCGAAATTGAACCCTATGGCCCCGGCAGTCTGGATGAGGTCACATCCTTTGATCCGCCAACTTTTGATTTCGTCGTCCCGCTAAAACCTGAAGTGGAATTGGGCGATTATAAATCGCTTGAAATTGCTTACGAACTGCCTGAAGCCAGCGAAGAAGAATTCGAGCAGATGCTGGAAAATTTGCGCAAACAACATGCCCAATATGAAACTGTTGATCGTCCCGCCGAAGATGGCGATGCCGTCTATCTGCGCGTGAATGCCAGCATTCTCGGTGTTGAAGACCCCGAAGAAGCTGAATTATACGATCAGCAATTCTCATCGGCGCGTCTTGGGGAAGAAAATAGCGCAACGGATCGCCAATTCTTTGATGGCTTTTCCGCCCATCTCATCGGCATGGGGAAAGATGAAGAAAAAACTTTCACGCACACCTATCCCGAAGATTACGAAGAGGAAAATCTGCGAGGCGCCGAAGTTGAATATACGGTGTTCATTACCAATGTGCAAAGTTATTCGCTGCCCGAATTAGACGATGAATTCGCCAAGACGGCTACAGAATTCGAAACTATCGAGGAAGTGTACGCAGACCTGCGCAAATATATGGCAGAGCAGGCACAAGAAAGTTACAACGACGAGTACGAAAATCAGGTCATTGACCGGCTAATCGAAAGCAGTACCATCAAATTCCCCCCTCAGGCAGTCGAGGACGAGAGGAAAAATATCATCAGCAATCTCGAATATCGTCTCTCGCAGCAAGGCCTCAACCTGGATATTTACAAGCAATTCCGCGGGGGCGATGAAGGCGGATTTGACCAGGAAATTGCCGAAACTGCCGAGAAAAATGTAAAGCGCGAATTAGTGCTTTACAAAGTCATTGATGCTGAAAAAATTCAGCCCAACCAGGAAGAACTCAGCGATACAACCGGACGCGCCATCGATAACGTCACCGCAAAGATGACGCCCAAAGAAATCAAAGAGTTGCAGCAAGATGGACGTCTGTTTAACATGGTGAACAGCATCGCTATGGATTTGACTTTCCGCAAAGCGGTGGAATATCTCAGCGCGATCGCCAAAGGCGAACCGCTGCCCGAAGCCAGCGAAGCGGACGAGACCGAAGCTGGTGAGGCTGACCCAGAGAGTGAAATCACCCCCGAGGAAGCCGCACCCACCCCAACATCCGAGGATGAAACACCTCCTGAGGTTGGTGAATCCACCCCCGAAGAAGACGAAAGCGAGGACGCATGA
- a CDS encoding PKD domain-containing protein, which translates to MREWVRDRGLLHIIELGVILLFVVGAILWVGISSISAPATSPPPDANIQVFAYALPNRGWAPLTVYFSAFGTRSPQGESLRYEWDLDGNGSFETDATSAGGYATYVYSKPREYTISLRVTNADGASAVSQVQVQVKHPASSSVDYWTVFDDSRVRKVEVRLTQANWEAMMANPGAKLMVPADAVIFGERVEQIGISPKGNSTLAFSGDKKPFKLDMNAYLPEQEYQNLKMLIFHNNFGDPSMLREKIAYDMMRFAGVNAGHTAFVEFWVDITDDEKPADFLGVYTMVERPDTKYLANRFGRENDQGNLYKADAWFEEGAADLAYYGENIEDYPMPRGELAYALMYKDPAEADYSDIIHLCYVIDGVEYASPEEFAAALEQVFNVDGYLRYLAVIFLTLNFDQYPDTGNNYYLYHDPGSDKFEWVAWDMGNSWGMFGGDYDYPIFGQEQSIGPLQYRPLFTNVFEVEEYRQTYQAYLDLLIRHYFNKDQIGAQAQAWHDLVRPYLLQGDGDKMYLGDTAQSSLEEFDSAWQQVVDLTAQRAEYVQGVLQSK; encoded by the coding sequence ATGCGGGAGTGGGTAAGAGATCGTGGGCTGCTGCACATTATAGAGTTGGGCGTGATCTTGCTCTTTGTGGTGGGGGCTATCCTCTGGGTGGGAATCAGTTCTATCTCGGCTCCGGCAACCAGCCCTCCCCCCGATGCGAATATCCAGGTATTTGCGTATGCCTTGCCCAATCGGGGTTGGGCACCGCTGACGGTTTACTTCAGCGCCTTTGGCACGCGTTCCCCTCAGGGAGAATCCCTCCGCTACGAGTGGGATTTAGATGGCAACGGCTCCTTTGAAACCGACGCCACATCCGCAGGGGGCTATGCAACCTATGTGTATTCCAAGCCGAGGGAGTACACCATTTCGCTGCGCGTCACCAACGCCGACGGCGCATCTGCTGTGTCGCAGGTGCAGGTACAGGTTAAGCATCCGGCTTCTAGCAGCGTGGATTATTGGACCGTCTTCGATGACAGCCGTGTGCGCAAAGTGGAAGTGCGCCTGACACAGGCCAATTGGGAGGCCATGATGGCTAACCCGGGGGCGAAACTCATGGTCCCGGCAGACGCGGTCATTTTTGGGGAGCGGGTTGAGCAAATTGGCATTAGCCCCAAAGGCAACAGCACCCTGGCGTTCTCCGGCGACAAAAAGCCCTTCAAGCTCGATATGAACGCCTATCTTCCGGAGCAAGAATATCAGAATTTGAAAATGCTAATCTTCCACAATAATTTTGGCGACCCCTCCATGCTGCGCGAGAAAATAGCCTACGATATGATGCGTTTCGCCGGTGTCAACGCCGGGCACACGGCCTTTGTAGAATTCTGGGTGGATATTACTGACGATGAAAAACCCGCCGACTTTTTGGGTGTGTATACAATGGTAGAACGCCCCGATACGAAATATTTGGCGAATCGGTTTGGGCGCGAGAATGACCAGGGCAATCTCTATAAAGCCGATGCCTGGTTCGAAGAGGGTGCGGCCGATCTGGCTTATTATGGCGAGAATATCGAAGATTACCCCATGCCGCGCGGCGAATTAGCTTACGCCCTGATGTATAAAGACCCCGCAGAAGCCGATTACAGTGATATTATCCACCTGTGCTATGTGATTGACGGTGTGGAGTACGCCAGCCCCGAAGAGTTTGCCGCCGCGCTCGAACAGGTTTTCAATGTGGACGGCTACCTGCGCTATCTGGCAGTTATTTTTCTGACGCTCAATTTTGACCAGTATCCTGACACGGGCAATAATTATTATCTATATCATGATCCAGGCAGCGACAAATTCGAGTGGGTGGCCTGGGATATGGGCAACTCGTGGGGGATGTTTGGCGGTGATTATGATTATCCAATCTTCGGGCAAGAACAGAGCATCGGGCCGTTGCAGTACAGGCCCCTATTTACTAATGTTTTCGAGGTCGAAGAATATCGCCAGACTTATCAGGCATATCTGGATTTGCTCATCCGACACTATTTTAATAAAGACCAGATTGGCGCGCAGGCACAGGCCTGGCACGATTTAGTGCGCCCGTATCTGCTCCAGGGCGATGGTGACAAAATGTACTTGGGCGATACGGCGCAATCCTCGCTCGAAGAATTCGACTCCGCCTGGCAACAGGTTGTTGACCTGACCGCACAGCGGGCTGAATATGTGCAAGGCGTTTTGCAGAGTAAATAA
- a CDS encoding HAD-IIA family hydrolase — protein MTPLNIRSLRALILDMDGVIWRGQEPIGNLPQIFATIQQRGLGVVMATNNSTKTPVQYIQRMAGYGVSLEPWQVVNSSEATAAYLREKFPAGGAVYIVGEGGLFSTLEAHGFYHSETEALAVVAGLDKKLSYEKLMQANAFIRAGAIFVGTNPDRTFPTPDGQVPGAGVMLAAIEAASYVAPLIAGKPQTGMYALALQRLGVSAAETLVVGDRLETDIAGGQNIGAPTALVLSGVTTRAQAEKWQPAPDLIADDLTALLAMLTED, from the coding sequence ATGACACCGTTAAATATCCGTTCATTGCGAGCCCTGATTCTAGATATGGATGGGGTAATCTGGCGAGGCCAGGAGCCAATTGGTAATTTGCCCCAGATTTTTGCTACAATCCAGCAACGTGGATTGGGCGTGGTTATGGCCACCAATAATTCTACAAAAACGCCCGTCCAGTATATTCAACGCATGGCGGGCTATGGCGTGTCACTGGAACCCTGGCAAGTGGTCAACTCGTCTGAGGCCACGGCAGCCTATTTGCGAGAAAAATTCCCCGCGGGTGGGGCGGTGTATATTGTCGGCGAGGGGGGGCTATTCAGCACGTTGGAGGCACATGGCTTTTATCACAGCGAAACAGAAGCTCTGGCAGTCGTGGCTGGACTTGATAAAAAACTGTCATATGAGAAACTCATGCAAGCTAATGCCTTTATCCGCGCGGGGGCTATCTTTGTAGGCACCAATCCCGACCGCACCTTCCCAACCCCTGACGGGCAGGTTCCCGGCGCAGGTGTGATGCTGGCAGCCATCGAAGCAGCTTCGTATGTGGCTCCGCTTATTGCTGGCAAACCCCAAACTGGCATGTATGCATTGGCCTTGCAACGCCTGGGGGTTAGCGCGGCAGAAACATTGGTTGTAGGTGATCGTTTAGAAACCGATATCGCCGGCGGTCAGAATATTGGCGCGCCCACCGCGCTGGTGCTATCCGGTGTAACCACCCGTGCCCAGGCAGAGAAATGGCAGCCAGCACCCGATTTAATTGCGGACGATTTGACTGCGCTGCTGGCAATGCTAACCGAGGATTAA
- a CDS encoding ABC transporter permease — MDLNNHPILETAASLIREGKRDDAKKLLAQFLKTNPQNEQGWVLLSYALDDKNQKIYTLKRILQINPANTHVQARLKQFSSEPIAPSSTPHPQRHPASTRTAPPVAAPKLSRRIQADILQPTKRASALQSDKKSLLQSVSQGTGLPVRGSAQAAPPFIAPKPAITGYQQQKKFGFLRQVQTRLTISWRRTRMNWRFFSQSKLALLGVLLIILFGLMALAFPLLINSVWPRGIYDPVTGFDINIFPHPSLPGPGHILGTDSLGRDVLSMILAATPPTFVVGLTAALSTAFIGTLLSVTAAYFRGRVDMLITNLADVFLLFPAPIIMVIIGARYRDLTPLQLGLIYGFVTGMGGTTIVMRAQAIQVAAKPFMEAAHIAGGGAWHIITKHLIPSVMPLAALQMMLAVTGAVVADGFISFFGITRMSSNWGTIIYDAFIYGNISGSYGPPWHMLIPAAACFSLFAMGFYLVSRGLQRVASPATREEYR, encoded by the coding sequence ATGGATCTTAACAATCACCCAATTCTGGAAACCGCTGCGAGCCTCATCCGAGAAGGAAAGCGCGATGACGCGAAGAAACTGCTGGCGCAGTTTTTGAAAACTAATCCACAAAATGAGCAAGGCTGGGTTTTATTAAGTTACGCTCTGGATGATAAAAACCAGAAAATTTACACTCTCAAACGCATACTACAAATTAATCCAGCCAATACGCATGTGCAAGCGCGGCTCAAACAGTTTTCATCGGAGCCAATCGCCCCTTCTTCAACTCCCCATCCCCAGAGACACCCTGCATCTACTCGCACCGCGCCGCCGGTAGCAGCACCCAAGCTCAGTCGGCGGATTCAGGCCGATATACTGCAACCCACCAAGAGGGCGTCCGCTCTCCAATCCGACAAAAAATCGCTCCTCCAATCGGTATCTCAAGGGACGGGGCTTCCCGTCCGCGGATCAGCACAAGCCGCGCCACCGTTTATCGCGCCCAAACCGGCTATCACCGGGTATCAACAACAAAAGAAATTCGGTTTTTTACGCCAGGTTCAAACCCGCCTGACGATTTCATGGCGACGAACGCGGATGAATTGGCGCTTCTTCTCACAGAGTAAACTGGCTTTATTGGGGGTATTGCTAATTATATTGTTTGGCTTGATGGCGCTGGCCTTCCCGCTTTTGATCAATTCCGTTTGGCCGCGGGGAATTTACGATCCGGTTACAGGTTTTGATATTAACATTTTCCCGCACCCATCTCTGCCAGGGCCTGGGCATATCCTGGGAACGGATTCGCTTGGGCGGGATGTCTTGAGTATGATTTTGGCAGCTACACCGCCCACATTTGTCGTTGGACTGACAGCAGCGCTCTCAACCGCGTTTATTGGCACACTTCTAAGTGTGACAGCGGCTTATTTCCGCGGGCGTGTTGATATGCTGATCACGAATTTAGCGGATGTTTTCTTGCTTTTCCCGGCCCCGATAATCATGGTGATTATTGGGGCGCGCTATCGCGACCTGACCCCTCTGCAATTGGGATTGATTTACGGTTTTGTAACCGGAATGGGCGGAACTACGATTGTCATGCGCGCGCAGGCGATTCAGGTGGCAGCAAAACCGTTTATGGAGGCGGCCCATATTGCCGGTGGTGGCGCCTGGCATATTATCACCAAACACCTGATTCCATCGGTAATGCCGCTTGCTGCGCTCCAAATGATGTTAGCTGTAACGGGCGCTGTCGTGGCGGATGGTTTTATTTCGTTTTTCGGGATCACACGCATGTCGAGCAATTGGGGGACAATAATTTATGATGCTTTCATTTATGGCAATATCTCTGGGTCATACGGGCCACCCTGGCATATGCTGATTCCTGCCGCGGCTTGTTTTTCACTATTTGCCATGGGCTTCTACCTGGTTTCGCGCGGTTTACAGCGCGTGGCATCCCCCGCGACGCGCGAAGAGTATCGCTAG
- the rlmN gene encoding 23S rRNA (adenine(2503)-C(2))-methyltransferase RlmN, with amino-acid sequence MTDDRQSTTKPYIFDLDLNELTMLLKSWGEPGFRAKQIWQGLYQHWWLQPEEFTTLSKALRQRLADEVEFSHLRPITELKSSDEETLKTLFFLPDEHPIETVRMRYNKRRTLCISTQAGCAMGCTFCATGQMGFLRHLSSGEIVEQVIYFARRLAAQNERVTNIVVMGMGEPLHNYQPTLDAIRRLNHPEGMNLGARRFTISTVGLVPQIRQLITEDVQINLAISLHAADDELRATMLPVNRRYPIAELMAAVQEYARATRRRVTFEWALIQQINDTPEQAKKLAALLKGMLAHVNLIPLNPTQGFKGEASSQGRARQFQQILENEGIACTIRLRRGIDIQAGCGQLASR; translated from the coding sequence ATGACTGACGACCGACAATCAACAACGAAACCCTATATCTTTGATCTTGATCTAAACGAACTGACTATGCTGCTCAAAAGCTGGGGCGAGCCGGGCTTCCGCGCCAAACAGATTTGGCAGGGTTTGTATCAGCATTGGTGGCTTCAGCCCGAAGAATTCACTACGCTCTCGAAAGCATTGCGCCAACGTCTGGCCGATGAAGTTGAATTCAGTCATTTGCGCCCGATTACCGAGCTAAAATCATCCGATGAGGAAACGCTGAAAACGCTGTTTTTTCTGCCCGATGAGCATCCAATTGAAACTGTGCGAATGCGCTACAACAAGCGCCGCACGCTGTGCATCTCTACGCAGGCAGGCTGCGCGATGGGCTGCACCTTCTGTGCGACGGGGCAAATGGGTTTCTTGCGCCATCTCAGCAGCGGAGAAATTGTTGAACAAGTTATCTACTTCGCGCGCCGTCTGGCCGCACAAAACGAACGCGTGACCAATATTGTTGTTATGGGGATGGGCGAGCCGCTGCATAATTACCAACCCACGCTGGATGCGATCCGGCGGTTGAATCACCCTGAGGGGATGAATCTTGGCGCGCGGCGTTTTACAATTTCGACAGTGGGGCTGGTTCCACAAATTCGGCAGCTTATCACCGAAGATGTGCAGATCAACCTGGCAATTTCGCTGCATGCTGCCGATGACGAATTGCGCGCCACGATGCTGCCTGTGAATCGCCGTTATCCCATTGCTGAGCTAATGGCTGCGGTGCAGGAATATGCCCGCGCCACGCGGCGCCGCGTTACCTTTGAGTGGGCGTTGATCCAGCAGATCAACGACACGCCAGAACAAGCCAAAAAGTTGGCTGCCCTCCTCAAGGGCATGTTAGCTCACGTTAACCTGATTCCGCTCAACCCTACACAGGGCTTCAAGGGCGAAGCCTCCAGCCAGGGCCGCGCGCGCCAATTCCAGCAAATTCTGGAAAACGAGGGAATCGCCTGCACAATCCGCCTGCGCCGCGGTATCGATATTCAGGCCGGTTGCGGTCAACTCGCAAGCAGGTAA